The Aurantiacibacter arachoides genome window below encodes:
- a CDS encoding CarD family transcriptional regulator has product MASAPAFEVGDYVVYPKHGVGRVIELQNEEIAGMQLELYVLRFEKERMTLRVPTNKVESIGMRKLSSDKTLKEAMETLKGKPKVKRTMWSRRAQEYEAKINSGEIVLIAEVTRDLFRPEDQPEQSYSERQIFEAASSRLARELAAMEKTDEPTALTKILDVLKEHAPQYYDTADEA; this is encoded by the coding sequence ATGGCTAGCGCCCCCGCATTCGAAGTCGGTGACTATGTCGTCTATCCCAAGCACGGCGTGGGCCGTGTTATCGAATTGCAGAACGAGGAAATCGCCGGGATGCAGCTGGAGCTTTACGTGCTCCGGTTCGAGAAAGAGCGCATGACGCTGCGCGTTCCCACCAACAAAGTCGAATCGATCGGCATGCGCAAGCTGTCGAGCGACAAGACGCTGAAGGAGGCGATGGAGACGCTCAAGGGAAAGCCCAAGGTGAAGCGCACCATGTGGAGCCGCCGGGCGCAGGAATACGAAGCGAAGATCAACTCCGGCGAGATCGTGCTGATCGCCGAGGTGACGCGCGACCTGTTCCGCCCGGAAGACCAGCCCGAGCAGAGCTATTCGGAACGGCAGATCTTCGAAGCGGCCTCCAGCCGCCTTGCCCGCGAGCTGGCAGCCATGGAGAAGACGGACGAGCCGACCGCGCTCACCAAGATCCTCGACGTGCTCAAGGAGCACGCCCCGCAGTATTACGATACCGCCGACGAAGCCTGA
- a CDS encoding YihY/virulence factor BrkB family protein: MGVSPPPHADRKGASPQPRQSWFNALKIAFAEAGKDNAGIVAAGVAYYAFLAIVPLLGAMVIIYGLVADAETVAQHARTLAGVLPQAAAQLIVEQLETATTSATGTAGLGLVAALAVALFGARNGAGALIVALDIAYDLTDSRSFVKRNLLALAMTLAAIAGFVLVGGALAATGLLQSTIAKVLSYAIVFAAAMGGAWLIYRFGPDRSPPPARRQLPGAVFFAGAEAVLTLGFGLYVANFGSYDATYGSLGAVVVLLTWLYLSAYVLIIGAELNAPAEHDFARSVATT; encoded by the coding sequence GTGGGCGTTTCGCCCCCTCCCCACGCTGACCGCAAGGGCGCCTCGCCCCAACCCCGGCAAAGCTGGTTCAATGCGCTGAAGATTGCCTTTGCCGAGGCCGGCAAGGACAACGCTGGCATCGTTGCGGCCGGCGTGGCCTACTACGCCTTCCTCGCCATCGTGCCGCTGCTGGGCGCAATGGTCATCATCTACGGTCTCGTCGCCGATGCCGAAACGGTGGCGCAGCACGCCCGCACGCTGGCCGGCGTTTTGCCGCAGGCCGCAGCGCAGCTGATCGTCGAACAACTGGAAACCGCCACCACGTCGGCGACGGGGACCGCCGGGCTGGGCCTGGTAGCAGCGTTGGCGGTGGCGCTGTTCGGCGCACGCAATGGGGCAGGCGCGCTGATTGTCGCGCTCGATATCGCCTATGACCTCACCGATTCGCGCAGCTTCGTGAAGCGCAACCTGCTTGCCCTGGCCATGACGCTGGCGGCAATTGCGGGTTTCGTCCTGGTCGGCGGCGCCTTGGCGGCGACGGGCCTATTGCAAAGCACCATCGCCAAGGTCCTGAGCTACGCCATCGTCTTCGCCGCGGCGATGGGCGGGGCATGGCTGATCTATCGTTTCGGTCCTGACCGCAGCCCGCCCCCCGCACGTCGCCAGCTTCCGGGAGCCGTCTTCTTCGCCGGCGCAGAGGCAGTGCTTACGCTTGGCTTCGGCCTGTACGTGGCAAATTTCGGCAGTTACGATGCGACCTACGGTTCGCTGGGGGCGGTCGTCGTCCTGCTCACCTGGCTCTATCTCAGCGCCTACGTGCTGATCATCGGCGCCGAATTGAACGCACCCGCAGAACATGACTTTGCCCGGAGCGTGGCGACCACCTGA
- the fdxA gene encoding ferredoxin FdxA yields MTYVVTDACIKCKYTDCVEVCPVDCFYEGENMLVINPSECIDCGVCEPECPAEAILPDTEGGLEKWLEINTKFSAEWPNITEKKDPPADADAHKGEDGKFEKFFSEEPGEGD; encoded by the coding sequence ATGACCTACGTCGTTACCGACGCCTGCATCAAGTGCAAGTACACCGACTGCGTCGAGGTGTGCCCCGTCGACTGTTTCTACGAAGGCGAGAACATGCTCGTCATCAACCCGTCGGAATGCATCGATTGCGGTGTGTGCGAGCCCGAGTGCCCGGCCGAGGCGATCCTGCCGGATACCGAGGGTGGGCTGGAGAAGTGGCTGGAAATCAACACCAAGTTTTCCGCCGAGTGGCCGAACATCACCGAGAAGAAGGATCCGCCCGCCGACGCCGATGCGCACAAGGGCGAAGATGGCAAGTTCGAGAAATTCTTCTCCGAGGAGCCGGGCGAGGGCGACTAG
- a CDS encoding asparagine synthase-related protein, with the protein MSGIFGILRWDGGAIDATMLKRMGATMRHRAPHGTRTETAGPAGMGHCFTRIYREDLLDRQPTWDSAGEVMLVAAIRLDNREALADCIGVAASDLAEMSDSALALAAYQYWGDSFVEHLLGDFAIAIWDGPTRRLLLARDHMGTATLVYHHGPGFLAFASEPKALWAIDGVPRSIDDDGAAMFLISARDPSSRRTLYTGLDSLLGGEIMVADRGGAINIRRYWQPRADPRHVGRDEAYYIAAYREVLGEAVACRVRRLIDPPAVAFSGGFDSTAIAGLASPLVEQKGQRVIAVASAMPAEMPGYRGDARKWVEACRRKLPQLDIRYVDRSRIDPLQGFDRALATYDGVPTPFYHADLAIGRTARESGARLMMDGYFGDQTLNPRAANRHTALLREGAILRLWHEVGEYAKRFGHSRWRLLARAIHHSLPPPLLRLEGLLRRGFAPVWGGVPVKHRFINDAVERGAVAPEWGRLRHYEPGRRLSRQAHLQRAQGVTIAPHLEMAAWAHGVATTRPFADKRVVELALAIPEELQVRDGRNRWLALQALADIYPPEFVGKSSANDHRAPDWDDQFPGTLATLAAWAQQARNDPRTARMIDTEKAMATLMEPGKFDGRKAAAYGALSFARYFAWFEGRNSNGA; encoded by the coding sequence TTGAGCGGCATATTTGGCATCCTTCGATGGGATGGCGGCGCAATCGATGCCACCATGCTCAAGCGTATGGGCGCGACGATGCGCCATCGCGCCCCGCACGGAACAAGAACTGAAACCGCTGGGCCAGCGGGCATGGGTCATTGCTTCACGCGTATCTATCGCGAGGACTTGCTCGATCGACAGCCGACATGGGACAGCGCTGGCGAGGTGATGCTGGTAGCGGCGATCCGCCTAGATAATCGAGAGGCACTGGCTGATTGCATCGGTGTTGCGGCAAGCGATCTGGCGGAGATGTCCGACAGCGCTTTGGCGCTCGCCGCCTATCAGTATTGGGGCGATAGCTTTGTCGAGCACCTGCTGGGCGATTTTGCCATTGCAATCTGGGATGGACCCACACGCCGTCTCCTGCTGGCACGCGATCACATGGGGACAGCGACACTTGTCTATCATCACGGCCCCGGGTTCCTTGCCTTTGCCAGTGAGCCCAAGGCACTGTGGGCGATAGACGGCGTACCGCGCTCGATCGACGATGACGGTGCAGCCATGTTCCTTATTTCGGCGCGCGACCCATCGAGCCGTCGTACGCTTTACACAGGCCTGGACAGTTTGCTGGGCGGTGAAATAATGGTGGCCGACCGAGGCGGTGCAATCAACATCCGCCGTTATTGGCAGCCACGGGCCGATCCGCGCCATGTAGGGCGTGACGAAGCTTACTACATCGCCGCTTATCGCGAAGTGTTGGGAGAGGCGGTCGCGTGCCGCGTACGTCGTCTGATCGACCCGCCAGCAGTGGCCTTTTCAGGCGGGTTTGACAGTACCGCGATCGCCGGGCTTGCATCCCCGCTGGTCGAACAAAAAGGGCAGCGAGTTATCGCAGTGGCTTCCGCCATGCCTGCGGAAATGCCCGGCTATCGCGGCGATGCGCGCAAGTGGGTGGAGGCGTGCCGGCGCAAGCTGCCGCAGCTCGATATACGTTATGTCGATCGCTCCCGGATCGATCCGCTTCAGGGGTTCGATCGCGCACTTGCCACCTATGACGGCGTTCCCACCCCGTTCTACCACGCTGACTTGGCAATCGGCCGAACGGCACGGGAGTCAGGCGCGCGGTTGATGATGGATGGGTACTTTGGCGATCAGACACTCAATCCACGCGCGGCCAATCGCCATACTGCCCTGTTGCGCGAGGGAGCGATCCTGCGCCTCTGGCACGAGGTCGGCGAATACGCCAAGCGCTTCGGGCATTCTCGCTGGCGCCTTCTCGCCCGGGCCATCCACCACTCTCTTCCGCCACCGTTGCTGCGGTTAGAAGGGCTGCTCAGGCGCGGTTTCGCTCCGGTTTGGGGGGGCGTTCCGGTCAAGCACCGCTTCATCAACGACGCTGTCGAGCGTGGCGCCGTAGCGCCCGAGTGGGGCCGTCTTCGCCATTATGAACCCGGGCGCCGGCTTTCCCGGCAGGCGCATCTGCAGCGGGCTCAAGGAGTCACGATCGCTCCGCACCTGGAGATGGCCGCCTGGGCGCACGGCGTCGCGACCACCCGACCTTTCGCAGACAAGCGCGTGGTCGAATTGGCGCTGGCCATTCCGGAAGAACTGCAGGTTCGTGACGGCCGCAATCGCTGGTTGGCACTTCAAGCGCTGGCAGACATTTATCCGCCCGAATTCGTCGGGAAGAGCTCAGCTAACGATCATCGCGCGCCGGATTGGGACGATCAGTTTCCCGGCACACTCGCGACGCTTGCGGCGTGGGCTCAGCAAGCCAGGAACGACCCGCGTACGGCGCGGATGATCGATACAGAAAAGGCTATGGCGACGCTGATGGAGCCGGGCAAATTCGATGGACGCAAGGCAGCGGCGTATGGTGCTTTGTCATTCGCCCGCTACTTCGCGTGGTTCGAAGGCAGAAACTCGAACGGCGCCTGA
- a CDS encoding S4 domain-containing protein, with translation MRLDLLLCRLRFAKSRNVAQRWILEGHMRLNGQRVMRPDCAIKAGDVLTLPLPRGVRLIAIDALPIRRGPAGEAQRHYREAQ, from the coding sequence ATGCGGCTCGACCTGTTGCTGTGCCGCCTGCGCTTCGCCAAGAGCCGCAACGTGGCGCAGCGGTGGATCCTTGAGGGGCACATGCGGTTGAATGGCCAACGCGTGATGCGGCCCGATTGTGCGATCAAGGCCGGCGATGTCCTGACGCTGCCATTGCCTCGCGGTGTCCGGCTGATCGCAATCGATGCCCTCCCGATCAGGCGCGGCCCGGCCGGAGAGGCGCAGAGGCATTACCGGGAGGCGCAATAG
- a CDS encoding helicase-related protein, translated as MIQRPSERRAENRTDSRVRAVLGPTNTGKTHLAIERMCGHSSGAIGFPLRLLAREVYDKVRAIKGDAACALITGEERIEPPDARYFLCTAEAMPRDGGNRAFVALDEAQLAADRERGHIFTDRLLNARGREETMLLGSATLEPMVRALVPEASVEDRPRFSTLSHAGACKLSRLPPRSAVVAFSVEQVYQVAELLRRFRGGAAVVMGALSPQTRNAQVALFQSGEVDYIVATDAIGMGLNLDVHHVAFASLSKYDGVRQRRLHPAEMAQIAGRAGRHQTDGTFGTLSGAGDGRGRGGGGTLEFTDEEVYAIEQHRFAPLTKLYWREPNPRFDTLATLIGDLEAKPYEEQLAPAPEAIDLAVLRRLAEQPDLAASVRGPGLVRRFWEACQLPDFRQLGADAHSRFVSRLWADLREGHIGADYVAARIDELGRTAGDIDTLQGRLAAIRSWAYICQRPDWVLARDEMAARARAAEATLSDALHQRLTERFVNRRTAVLMRGMGKDRGLLRVKLEDDGRVTVEGQPIGHLDGFRFVVDADASVEDRKLMLAAAERHMPELLAAKAQKLVADELGDLEIRDGALVRGAQKVADLERGKSVLRPRVVVARELGQLDPAHKARLGEALELWLADKLVPLAPLAALEIAATDPEAGTEVRALLLTLADRAGMVRREEAGLAHVPKEKRPLLRNLGVAIGSLDVFVPALLKPGPRRLLLALGLDRRPVREGMEAVIEGGRHLPAGYRHAGKQAIRVDMAEKLFRAAHEGRARGSRNGFIVDSALATSMGLLPESFRALMRDAGFRQGQQAPLAEGMFGPPRPAVWTWRAPRKDSMQAPDRDRSQRKATSAQGPRTPRRNESGAKSEGKPGGDRSKNHGNPPQRDDRREGRRDDRRDDRRDRPTPAGPATGKALAGLAELFGKKS; from the coding sequence GTGATACAGCGACCATCTGAACGCCGGGCGGAAAATCGAACCGACAGCCGAGTGCGCGCCGTGCTCGGTCCGACCAATACCGGCAAGACCCACCTCGCGATAGAGCGGATGTGCGGCCACTCGTCCGGGGCGATCGGCTTCCCGCTGCGGCTGCTGGCGCGCGAGGTCTACGACAAGGTCCGCGCGATCAAGGGCGATGCGGCCTGCGCGCTCATCACCGGGGAAGAGCGGATAGAACCGCCCGACGCGCGCTATTTCCTCTGCACGGCCGAAGCCATGCCGAGGGACGGCGGAAACCGCGCCTTCGTTGCCCTCGACGAGGCGCAGCTCGCCGCCGATCGCGAGCGCGGACATATCTTTACCGACCGGCTGCTCAATGCACGCGGCCGGGAAGAGACGATGCTGCTGGGTTCCGCGACGCTGGAGCCGATGGTGCGGGCGCTGGTCCCCGAAGCCAGCGTGGAGGACCGGCCGCGCTTTTCCACGCTCAGCCATGCGGGCGCCTGCAAGCTGTCGCGCCTGCCGCCGCGCTCCGCCGTAGTCGCCTTTTCCGTGGAGCAGGTGTACCAGGTGGCCGAACTGCTGCGGCGCTTTCGCGGCGGCGCGGCGGTGGTGATGGGGGCGTTGAGCCCGCAGACCCGCAACGCGCAGGTCGCCCTGTTCCAGTCCGGCGAGGTCGATTACATCGTCGCTACCGATGCCATCGGCATGGGCCTGAACCTCGATGTCCACCACGTCGCCTTTGCCTCGCTTTCCAAGTATGACGGCGTGCGCCAGCGGCGCCTGCACCCTGCTGAAATGGCGCAGATCGCCGGGCGCGCGGGGCGCCATCAGACCGATGGCACCTTTGGCACGCTGTCAGGGGCAGGTGACGGGCGAGGGCGAGGAGGTGGAGGGACGCTCGAATTCACCGACGAGGAAGTCTACGCGATCGAACAGCACCGTTTCGCGCCGCTGACGAAGCTTTACTGGCGCGAGCCGAACCCGCGGTTCGATACGCTGGCAACGCTGATCGGCGACCTGGAGGCGAAACCTTACGAGGAACAGCTGGCGCCCGCTCCCGAAGCGATCGACCTCGCAGTGCTCAGGCGCCTGGCCGAACAACCCGACCTGGCGGCAAGCGTCCGCGGGCCGGGGCTCGTCCGCCGGTTCTGGGAGGCCTGCCAACTGCCGGACTTCCGCCAGCTCGGCGCGGACGCGCACTCGCGCTTCGTATCGCGACTGTGGGCGGACCTTCGCGAGGGCCACATCGGTGCTGATTACGTTGCGGCGCGGATCGACGAACTGGGGCGCACCGCGGGCGATATCGACACGCTGCAGGGTCGGCTCGCCGCCATTCGCAGCTGGGCCTACATCTGCCAGCGGCCCGACTGGGTTCTTGCCCGTGACGAAATGGCCGCGCGCGCCCGCGCCGCCGAGGCAACACTTTCCGATGCGCTGCACCAGCGGCTCACCGAACGTTTCGTCAATCGCCGAACCGCTGTACTGATGCGCGGAATGGGAAAGGATCGAGGGCTCTTGCGCGTGAAACTTGAAGACGATGGCCGGGTGACGGTCGAAGGCCAGCCCATCGGGCACCTGGACGGCTTCCGCTTCGTCGTGGACGCCGATGCCAGCGTGGAAGACCGCAAGCTGATGCTGGCCGCCGCCGAACGCCACATGCCCGAACTGCTCGCGGCCAAGGCGCAGAAACTGGTGGCGGACGAGCTGGGCGACCTGGAAATCCGTGACGGTGCGCTGGTGCGCGGCGCGCAGAAGGTCGCCGATCTGGAACGCGGCAAGTCGGTGCTGCGACCGCGCGTCGTGGTGGCCAGGGAACTGGGCCAGCTCGATCCGGCGCACAAGGCCCGCCTGGGTGAAGCGCTGGAACTATGGCTGGCGGATAAGCTCGTCCCGCTGGCCCCGCTGGCCGCGCTGGAAATTGCCGCCACCGATCCCGAAGCCGGCACCGAGGTGCGCGCCCTGTTGCTGACGCTGGCGGATCGGGCCGGCATGGTGCGGCGGGAGGAGGCAGGGCTCGCCCACGTGCCGAAGGAAAAGCGGCCGCTGCTGCGCAATCTGGGTGTCGCGATCGGTTCGCTCGACGTGTTCGTGCCCGCCTTGCTCAAGCCCGGCCCGCGCCGCTTGCTGCTCGCGCTCGGGCTGGACCGGCGACCGGTGCGCGAGGGGATGGAAGCGGTGATCGAGGGCGGTCGGCACTTGCCCGCCGGCTATCGTCATGCCGGCAAGCAGGCGATCCGGGTGGACATGGCCGAAAAACTGTTCCGCGCCGCGCACGAAGGGCGCGCCAGGGGCAGCAGGAACGGCTTTATCGTCGATAGCGCGCTGGCGACGAGCATGGGGCTGTTGCCCGAAAGCTTCCGCGCGCTGATGCGGGATGCGGGCTTTCGGCAAGGGCAACAGGCGCCGCTCGCGGAGGGAATGTTCGGCCCGCCGCGCCCAGCTGTGTGGACCTGGCGCGCCCCGCGCAAGGACAGCATGCAGGCGCCCGACCGTGACAGGAGCCAGCGTAAGGCCACATCCGCGCAAGGACCCCGCACGCCCCGCCGTAACGAGTCCGGGGCAAAGAGCGAAGGCAAGCCGGGGGGCGACAGGAGCAAAAACCACGGCAATCCACCACAGCGCGATGACCGGCGTGAAGGCCGCCGTGATGACCGCCGCGATGACCGGCGCGACAGGCCCACTCCAGCCGGCCCCGCCACGGGCAAGGCCTTGGCGGGCCTCGCCGAACTGTTCGGCAAGAAAAGCTGA
- a CDS encoding M23 family metallopeptidase — MFDERAGAGQEGHGGHAASRAPQAGPGHVSRDPSLTGRLGAWRRRAGHALAHADLAPDLSRDIGSKRWLRGMATLVGLSAVAIAAFPGFSPVEAAPAMRIDDSVRDEFRSQMIMPLALGADSGRRMGATLAVTTLTSAPERPRLDLVATLAQGDGFDRMLRRAGVGQDEASLIAQMIERAVPVDQIAPGTQVDITLGRRTSTDAPRPVDALSFRARFDLQLAVERQGGRLVLDPRPIKVDATPLRIRGKVGPSLYRAARAAGAPPSSVQQFLRTIGQQYDIDREIGAEDEFDMIVDYRRAATGEVEVGDLVYAAVIRGDRPRVQLMRWGREGRFYDAAGEGELREGLIQPVPGAISSRFGMRRHPILGYRRMHSGLDFRASSGTPIYAATNGVVNFAGRNGGYGNFVRIRHPGNLSTGYAHMSRIAVSNGQNVRRGQVIGYVGSTGLSTGPHLHYEMYRDGQKIDPASVRFVNRAQISGADLANFREQLLRLQLVRPGAALASLAPDTAASEEPVREIDRIENRQRVQ, encoded by the coding sequence TTGTTCGACGAACGCGCAGGCGCGGGGCAGGAAGGCCATGGCGGCCATGCCGCATCGCGTGCGCCGCAGGCTGGGCCGGGCCACGTCTCCCGCGATCCATCCCTGACCGGGCGACTGGGCGCGTGGCGTCGACGTGCGGGCCATGCGCTCGCCCATGCCGACCTGGCGCCCGACCTGTCACGCGACATCGGCTCCAAGCGCTGGCTGCGCGGCATGGCCACGCTCGTCGGCCTGTCCGCCGTGGCCATCGCCGCCTTTCCCGGTTTCTCACCGGTCGAGGCCGCGCCCGCCATGCGCATCGACGATTCCGTGCGCGACGAATTCCGCAGCCAGATGATCATGCCCCTGGCGCTTGGTGCCGACAGCGGCCGGCGCATGGGCGCCACGCTGGCGGTGACGACGCTGACCAGCGCGCCCGAGCGCCCGCGCCTCGACCTCGTGGCGACGCTGGCACAGGGTGACGGTTTCGATCGCATGCTCCGCCGCGCCGGCGTGGGGCAGGACGAGGCGAGCCTGATCGCGCAGATGATCGAGCGTGCGGTGCCGGTCGACCAGATCGCGCCGGGTACGCAGGTCGACATAACGCTTGGCCGGCGGACCAGCACCGATGCGCCGCGCCCGGTCGATGCGCTGAGCTTTCGCGCGCGGTTCGACCTGCAACTGGCGGTGGAGCGGCAAGGCGGGCGGCTGGTCCTCGATCCGCGCCCGATCAAGGTCGACGCGACACCGCTGCGGATTCGCGGCAAGGTTGGCCCCAGTCTTTACCGCGCCGCACGCGCAGCCGGGGCACCGCCCAGTTCGGTGCAGCAGTTCCTGCGGACCATCGGCCAGCAATACGACATCGACCGCGAGATCGGCGCGGAGGACGAGTTCGACATGATCGTCGACTATCGCCGCGCCGCGACCGGTGAGGTGGAGGTAGGCGATCTCGTTTACGCCGCCGTCATCCGCGGCGATCGCCCGCGCGTGCAGTTGATGCGCTGGGGGCGCGAAGGGCGTTTCTATGACGCGGCGGGCGAGGGCGAGCTGCGCGAGGGGCTGATCCAACCCGTTCCCGGCGCGATCTCCAGCCGGTTCGGCATGCGGCGCCACCCGATCCTGGGATACCGGCGGATGCATTCCGGCCTCGATTTCCGCGCCAGCAGCGGCACCCCGATCTATGCCGCGACCAATGGCGTGGTGAACTTTGCCGGACGTAACGGCGGCTACGGGAACTTCGTGCGCATTCGCCACCCAGGCAACCTTTCCACCGGCTATGCCCATATGAGCCGTATCGCCGTTTCAAACGGCCAAAACGTGCGGCGGGGGCAGGTCATCGGTTATGTCGGCTCCACCGGCCTGTCGACCGGGCCGCACCTGCATTACGAGATGTATCGCGACGGTCAGAAGATCGATCCCGCCTCGGTGCGCTTCGTCAACCGCGCGCAAATCAGCGGCGCCGACCTCGCCAATTTCCGCGAGCAACTGCTGCGGCTGCAACTCGTCCGTCCCGGTGCCGCGCTGGCCAGCCTTGCGCCCGATACCGCGGCCAGCGAGGAGCCGGTGCGCGAGATCGACCGGATCGAAAACCGCCAGCGCGTGCAATAG
- the hemB gene encoding porphobilinogen synthase, producing MERHFPNTRMRRGRATRWSRTMLRETVLTPADLIWPLFVTDGSAVQEPVGSLPGVSRWSVDGIVTQAREAVKLGIPCIALFPNTQGHLRSDDGAEALNPDNLMCRAIRAVKQACGDDLGVLTDVALDPYTSHGQDGLVDGRGYVGNDDTVAVLVDQALNQAEAGADIVAPSDMMDGRVRAIRMALEMNGHPNVQIMAYAAKYASAFYGPFRDAVGSGGLLKGDKATYQMDPANGDEAMAEIALDIAEGADSVMIKPGLAYLDIIWRARQRFDVPVFAYQVSGEYALIEAGVAAGVGSREGLLMEKLIAFKRAGCAGMLTYHAPIAARLLGG from the coding sequence ATGGAACGACATTTCCCCAACACCCGCATGCGCCGCGGCCGGGCCACCCGCTGGAGCCGCACGATGCTGCGCGAGACGGTGCTGACCCCGGCGGACCTCATCTGGCCGCTGTTCGTGACCGACGGCAGCGCCGTGCAGGAACCGGTTGGCAGCTTGCCCGGCGTGTCGCGCTGGTCGGTCGACGGGATCGTGACGCAGGCGAGGGAAGCGGTGAAGCTCGGCATCCCGTGCATTGCGCTGTTCCCCAACACCCAGGGCCACCTGCGTTCCGACGACGGGGCCGAGGCGCTCAACCCCGACAACCTGATGTGCCGGGCGATCCGGGCGGTCAAGCAGGCGTGCGGCGACGATCTCGGGGTGCTGACGGACGTGGCGCTCGACCCCTATACCAGCCACGGGCAGGACGGACTGGTCGATGGCAGGGGCTATGTCGGTAACGACGATACCGTGGCCGTGCTCGTCGACCAGGCGCTGAACCAGGCGGAGGCAGGCGCGGATATCGTCGCCCCTTCGGACATGATGGACGGGCGGGTGCGGGCAATCCGCATGGCGCTGGAAATGAATGGCCACCCCAACGTGCAGATCATGGCCTACGCGGCCAAGTATGCGTCGGCGTTTTACGGCCCCTTCCGCGACGCGGTGGGCAGTGGCGGGCTGCTGAAGGGCGACAAGGCGACATACCAGATGGACCCGGCGAACGGCGACGAGGCCATGGCCGAAATCGCGCTCGACATCGCCGAGGGCGCGGACAGCGTCATGATAAAGCCGGGCCTCGCCTATCTCGACATCATCTGGCGCGCCAGGCAGCGGTTCGATGTGCCGGTATTCGCCTATCAGGTCAGCGGCGAATACGCGCTGATCGAGGCGGGCGTGGCCGCCGGCGTGGGAAGCCGCGAGGGGCTGCTGATGGAAAAGCTGATCGCCTTCAAGCGCGCGGGTTGCGCGGGCATGCTCACCTACCATGCCCCCATCGCAGCGCGGCTGCTGGGTGGCTGA
- a CDS encoding GNAT family N-acetyltransferase, whose translation MADSLATDRLVLRPPTADDLPFLLAEMNTPMVMRYLGGEVFTEADVTSRLQADIDAFGRDDGWKRWTIFRRDDNARVGRCGLFRVRMKAAPDALRGQPEIGWTLAEAYWGKGFATEAARAVLNHAFADLPEVYAQTSDSNAASTRVMQRLGFERRHDLGYVDPDYPPRDNPTTVWSLTTDAWGTHG comes from the coding sequence GTGGCTGACAGCCTCGCCACCGACCGGCTGGTGCTGCGCCCGCCGACAGCGGACGACCTGCCGTTCCTGCTGGCTGAAATGAACACCCCGATGGTGATGCGCTATCTCGGCGGAGAGGTATTCACCGAGGCTGACGTGACAAGCCGCCTGCAGGCCGACATCGATGCCTTCGGGCGCGATGATGGCTGGAAGCGCTGGACGATTTTTCGCCGCGACGACAATGCCCGGGTGGGCCGCTGCGGCCTCTTCCGCGTGCGGATGAAAGCGGCGCCCGATGCCCTGCGCGGCCAACCCGAAATCGGCTGGACCCTCGCGGAGGCGTACTGGGGAAAGGGCTTTGCGACAGAGGCGGCGCGCGCGGTTCTGAACCACGCCTTTGCGGATCTCCCCGAGGTCTACGCACAGACCAGCGATTCCAACGCCGCCTCCACCCGTGTCATGCAACGGCTCGGGTTCGAACGCCGGCACGATCTGGGCTATGTCGATCCGGACTATCCGCCGCGCGACAATCCCACCACGGTCTGGTCGCTTACCACGGATGCCTGGGGCACGCATGGCTGA
- a CDS encoding GNAT family N-acetyltransferase, producing MADFRHETDRLVLRDWRDGDAEAFFAATNTPAVMRWLGGVMDDDARAAQLARVRTCHANHGFCFWIVQRKADGGHLSGEVLGFCGLKRADAPGSSVVGAMEAGWRLREDAWGHGYAKEAAAAALALGFERFAADRIVALTVDGNAPSWGLMTRLGMQRRADLDYQDPRYGPDLNPTIVYAITADQWRRASRG from the coding sequence ATGGCTGACTTTCGCCACGAAACCGATCGGCTGGTGCTGCGGGACTGGCGCGATGGCGATGCCGAGGCCTTTTTTGCCGCGACCAACACCCCCGCCGTCATGCGCTGGCTGGGCGGGGTGATGGACGATGATGCACGCGCCGCGCAGCTGGCGCGCGTGCGCACCTGCCACGCCAACCACGGGTTCTGCTTCTGGATCGTTCAGCGCAAGGCCGACGGCGGGCATCTGTCGGGCGAGGTTCTGGGTTTCTGCGGCCTCAAGCGTGCCGACGCGCCCGGCAGCAGCGTGGTCGGCGCAATGGAGGCGGGCTGGCGCTTGCGCGAGGATGCGTGGGGCCACGGCTACGCGAAGGAAGCTGCCGCCGCGGCGCTGGCGCTTGGCTTCGAACGCTTTGCCGCCGATCGGATCGTCGCGCTCACCGTCGACGGCAACGCGCCGAGCTGGGGCCTCATGACCCGGCTGGGCATGCAGCGCCGCGCTGATCTCGATTACCAGGACCCGCGCTACGGTCCTGATCTCAACCCGACGATCGTCTATGCCATCACCGCCGATCAGTGGCGGCGGGCATCGCGTGGCTGA